The stretch of DNA GGCGTGCTGTTCATCATGGCGCTGCGCGGCCTGTCGCATCCAACAACCAGCCGCCAGGGCAATGTCTACGGCATGATCGGCATGACGATAGCGGTCGTCACCACGCTGGCATTGGCCGTACCGTCCTTCAACGGCTTCGTTCTGATCGTCGCCGGCATTGCCTTGGGTGGTGCCGTCGGTGCCGTCATCGCGCGACGCATCGCCATGACGTCGATGCCGCAGCTCGTCGCCGCCTTCCATTCGCTGGTGGGCTTTGCCGCCGTGCTGGTGGCCGCAGCCGCAGTCTATGCACCGGAAAGCTTCGGCATCGGTAGCGTCGGCCACATTCATACCCAGGCGATCATCGAATTGGCGCTGGGCGTCGCCATCGGTTCGGTAACCTTCACCGGTTCCATTATCGCCTTCCTAAAGCTGGATGGGCGCATGTCCGGCAAGCCGATTATGCTGCCGGCGCGCCACGTTCTCACCGCGGGCATCGTGACCGTGCTGGTGGTGCTCGTGGCAATGATGGTGACGATGCAGTCAACGACTATCTTCTGGGTGATCGTTGTGCTGTCGCTCTTACTGGGCATTCTCCTGATTATCCCTATTGGTGGCGCTGACATGCCGGTCGTCGTCTCGATGCTCAATTCCTATTCGGGCTGGGCCGCGGCGGCACTGGGGTTCACGCTTGGCAATCTCGCATTGATCATCACCGGTGCACTGGTCGGCTCATCGGGCGCAATACTTAGCTACATCATGTGCAAGGGCATGAACCGCTCGTTCATTTCTGTGATACTCGGCGGCTTCGGCGGCGAAACCGGTGCTGTGACACAGGACGGCATTGAGCGAACGGTGAAGCAGGGCTCGGCAGACGACGCAGCCTATCTGATGGCGAATGCGCAAAGGGTGATTATCGTGCCGGGCTACGGCATGGCGGTAGCACAGGCACAGCACGCGCTGAGCGAATTGGTAGTCAAGCTCAAAGACAGGGGCGTCGAGGTGAAGTATGCGATCCATCCGGTTGCAGGGCGCATGCCGGGACACATGAATGTGCTGCTCGCCGAAGCCAATGTACCCTATGACGAGGTGTTCGAGCTGGAAGACATCAACTCCGAGTTCGCACAAGCCGACGTCGCCTATGTGATTGGCGCCAATGACGTGACCAACCCGTCGGCGCGTGATGACAAGTCGTCGCCGATCTATGGCATGCCGATCCTCGACGTCGACAAGGCGCGCACCTGTCTCTTCGTCAAGCGATCGCTTGGTTCAGGCTATGCCGGCATCGACAACACACTGTTCTACAAGGATAGCACAATGATGCTGCTCGGCGACGCCAAGAAGATGACGGAGGCAATTGTCAAGGCGATGGATCGCTGAGAGGAGCAGAAGTGTGCGGACGCTTGACATCTCTACCGCACAGCCTTCTGGTCTGGCGTAGCTTTTTGGATGCGCCGCCGGTTTCTGCTTGCAGAAGCCGGCGTCCATTGTGCTCAAGAGTCAAGTGCGACGGGTAGGTTCAATGACCCCAATCTCTGCAGACTTACACTCAGACTCACTTTTGTCGGCCTTGTCGGATGCCGGACTGGCGAGCCGCGAAGCGACACAGGAGCTTTTTGGTGAGAGTACGGCCTCACGGGCCTCTGACCTGCACCGCCTGATCGAAGCGAAGATCGTTGACGCTGACACCCTCGCAAGCTTCCTGTCGTCCTATTATAGCGTACAGCTTCTAGACAGGCAGCAGCTCGCTGACTACAAGCCCGTCGCGCAGAATCTCTCAAACCGATTTCTTGTGGAGAACTGGATCGCGCCGCTCACGGCACCAGACGGAAGCACCGTCATAGGAGTTCTCCATCCAGGAGACGAAGACCCGATAATGGCGCTGCGGGCTGTTCTCGACGGGAAAGCCGAGGTATGCATCATTCCAGCTCCTGATCTGGAAGCCTGTCTGGAACATCTTTCCGGCGCGCAGCATGTTGATCAGGCAACCGGCGAAGGAGCAACATCCGAAGCGGAGATCGCAAGCCTGCGGGATCTTGCAAGCGGCGCGCCGGTCGTCGTTGTCGTCGACGACATCTTCAGGCGCGCGCTAGACCTGAGGGCGACGGACATTCATATCGAACCGATGCGCGGAAGGCTCGTAATGCGTTTCCGCATCGATGGCTTGTTGAGGATAATGCCTTCGCCGCCCCAGGAAATGGGCGATGCAATAGTGTCGCGCATCAAGGTTCTGGCTGGCCTCGACATCACCGAGCGCCGGAAGCCTCAGGATGGTGCGATGCGCCTTCCGATCGGCGACCGCGAAGTCGAACTTCGCGTTGCGACCCTTACCTCTATCCACGGTGAGACCGTCGTCATGCGCATCCTGCATCGCGACAGCGTCCTGCTGGATTTTGCTGGCGTGGGCCTCGACGAGGAAGAGCAGCTGATTCTGAACCGGTTGCTTGAGCACACACACGGAATGATCGCCGTCGCCGGTCCAACCGGCAGCGGCAAGACGACGACGCTCGCGGCAGCGCTTTCCAAGCTCAACGATCCGGGACGCAAGATTGTGACGATCGAGGACCCCGTCGAGTACCAGATTCCAGGCATCGTACAGTCGCAGATCAACTCAGCGATCGGCATCACCTTTTCATCAGCGATCCGCACATTCGTGCGTCAGGACCCCGACGTGATCCTGATTGGCGAGATACGCGACGGAGAGACTGCCCGAGCCGCCGTGCAGGCAGCGCTCACTGGTCACCTTGTCCTGACCACCGTCCATGCAAACACTGCTGCAGCGGCCTTCACGCGCATGCGCGACCTGGGTGTGGAAACCTATCTGTTGGTCGGTGCCCTGCGTGGCATCATCTCCCAGCGTCTGTTGCGGCGGCTCTGCGATCACTGCAAGGAGGAAGGAATTCTCTCGCCCGCGACTTTCAATTCCGACTCTCGCTACCGGGCGTCCGGGTTCTCTCCGGGTCAGAAAACTTTCAACGCAGTGGGTTGCGGTCGCTGTAATTCCACCGGCTATCGGGGGCGCATCGCCGTGTTCGAGATCCTCGTCCTTGATGAGGTGATCACGGAACTCGCTTCACAGGGCGCGGATCATTCCAGGATCGAAGCGCTCGCTCTGGAACGGGGCATGAGCACGATGTCGCATGACGGTGCCAAAAAAGCAGGCCAGGGTCTTACCTCGCCCGCGGAAGTTCTCAGGGTTACCGGATTTAGGTGAGCGTATCCACAAGTGGCGCGAGCGACTTTGGCGAATGGTTTGCCGTGCTCAACAACGGTCGCAACTATTGCTGAAATTTTCGCGGTTTGATTCGGCCTCCTTGAACAGACTATTGGTCATTAAGGAGAAGATTTATGGTAGCCTTACATACGGACGATTTCAGACGTGACGCCGTTCGGATTGCGCTTACGAGTGGCCTTACTCGCCGCCGGGTAGCAGCCAAGTTTAGGTTTTGGCCTTTCCACTCTATCCAAATGTATACAGCGCTCTCGCCCCGCGGATATGCCTCCAGCTAACGATACCGATTTGGCGAAATAAAATGAACGCTTGCGTAAAGAGAACCGCCGACTTTTGGAGGAGAGGGGAATCTTAAAAAAAAGCCACCGTGTTCTTTAAGAATCAAAGCAAATGAGGTTTGCCTTCGTCAAAGAACACCGCAGTCAGATTTCAGTCCACTGACTGTGCCAGATTATCGTCGTTACATCGCGCGGTTATCGTGCCTGGCGCAGACGGCCATTAAGCAAGCGGCAGAGACAGGATATGGTGCTCCTCGCACATATTCGAGAGCAATATCATGTTAGCCTTAAATCTTATGGTCGTCCTCGCATGACGCAAGAGCTGCAAAGTATTGGGTTATCTGTTGGGCATCGCCGCGTTGGTCGCCTGATGAGCCAAAACAACATTTATGCTCTCAGAACCCGCAAATATAAGGTTACAACTGACAGCAACCATACTTTTAATATAGCGCCGAACTTGCTGGATCAGGATTTCTCAGCTGACAAAACTCGGAGGAATATCGCCCGCTCAATTCGAACAAATAAACGCCGAAAAGAGATAAAGAGGTGGAAATAAAACGGGACAAGTCCACTCCGTGCAAGTTCACAGCGTCGGTCAACGCGTGCCTTCCCATCCTATCTTTCCATATTGCGAAAGTTGCGTGACACACCGAAGGCCGCCTCGCCGTCAGCATCGATGAACGTCACGCTCAGTTCCGAGGCATCGCGGAAACGATCAAAAAAACGGAAGTTTATGGACTTTATCTGCTCAGCGGCCTCGCAGGTGAGGGCGTAAGTGGCCCGAAACTCGCTGTGGTGGTTCTCCTCGTCGTCGATCTCCCCGGGGCTTTCGGTCTGTGCCGCGCCGTGATCGTGCTCATGTTCTTCCGCGACGAGTTTGACGTCGGTGGAAGTGACAGCACAACCTGCGGACTCGGGCAATTCGAAAAGATTCAAGGGTTCCTTGAGGTCGGCGAGCGCAGCCTCGACAGCTCTTTTCTGGCGGTTGGTGTCAGCTTCGTGCTCGAACCCTACGATATCCATGCCGGGAGCAACGAACTCCATTTGAATATTGTTGCCCTCGATCGCAACCATCAAGCTCCCGTGGCCATGAACGTGTGGGCCAAGCTCTCTCCGCTCTTCTTCTGCATGCGCCGCTGAGGCAAGCATAAACATGCCCGAAGCAAGTATGGTTCGTGCGTAATGATGGAATCGCAATCTGGTATCTCCAACCCAATATGATCAGTAGCCGCTCGAGGTCGGCCAAGAGAAAGCCGTCTCTATGCAGTGGCCCGTCTTAGCAGCAGCGAGCCCAGGGCGCTGCCCCCTGGGGTTTCCGGACTGCTTGGCTGGCTACACCATCCTAGACAATTCGGTACTGATCTGTTGCGCCGTTTCACACACCAGCCGCGCGCAGAGCTCGTGGCTGCGCTCGTCGTGCCGATACAGAGGCATGCTGACGCTTACCGCTCCTATCGGCTCCCTCAAACGATTAAAGATCGGACTGCCGAGACAGCGGATATCCGGCTCGTTTTCCTCGTCATCGAACGCGAATCCCTGCTCACGTGTCCGCTTCAATTCTTCTAACAGCGCTGCGGGTGTAGTGAACGTCTTTGCGGTGTGACGCCTCAGGTCCAGATCCTTGAGAACTTCCATGATCCGCTCGTCCGAAAGGCCCGACAGCCACGCCTTACCTACAGATGTGGAGTGAAGTTCGACCTGGCCACCAATGCTGGTTTTCATCTGTACCCTGTTGGAGCCGACCAGCTTGTCTATGTAGACCATTAGATTGTTGCTCGGAACCGCGAGGTGCACGGTCTCATCCGTTGCATCGCGAAGCGAGACAAGAAAATCCCTCGCGATCGTCCGCAGATCCGAGTCCTCCCAGGACTGGGCAGCAAGCTGAAGGAGGCGTGGGCCTAAACGAAATGTTCCGTTCTCTCCTGACTGGATGACAAGTCCCTCTGCGGTAAGCGCGGAAACGAGGCGGTAAACCGTTCCCCGTGGAAATGGTGCGCGCTTGGTCAGTTGGGCAATGTCCAGTGTTCCGGGCGTGTCGGCAATGATTTGCAGCACTGTCATGAACTTCGAGAATGATGCCGCTCCCTGCACATGAGTAGACGATTTGGAATCGACTTCATTCTGGATATTACTTCTGTTCATAGACATCTCCTTGCGACTTGACAACGGAACATTTGGCTAATACACGTTTATGGACAAACTGTCCATATTGTAGTCAGTCGTAGTCAATCTTAATAATGGGAACTTAGTCGCGTGGTAGAGGAAGATCAATGGCACAGTCGCATCCACTAAAAGTGAATGTGACTGCCGCCTATATCATCTGCCAGAGCTGGTGGAAGTTTTAATGGGAGGAAGTAAAATGACCAAAAAGGGATATTGGGTTGCAATGGTCGATATTGCAGACCAGGAGGGGTACAAAGAGTATATTGCCCTGAACAAGGCAGCCTTTGACAAATACGGGGCGACCTTTGTCGTTCGCGCAGGAACGAGCCAGGTTATGGAAGGCTCTGCCGCAAACCGACTGGCTGTAATCGAGTTCAAGGACTACGAGACTGCTCTCGCCTGCTATAATTCTCCTGAATATCAGACGGCTATCAAAGCCCGCGAGCCGCATGCCAAGGCACATCTTGCCGTGGTTGAAGGTGTGTAGCACCGGAAGTATCGCTTAAACCTCGTACCGACTGGTCTGAGGGGCGGTCATCTTGCTGCCCCTTGAGCGCTGTTCGACCGGATGAGCAGGGCATGCTGGAAGCGCCCTGCTGACGGTATCCGGCTGCTCATCAGAGTGCCGCGAGGATCGTTGCATGCCCACAGCTTTAGGAGCAGTCATGTCCACCCCGTTAAAATGGCTTTTCAATCTTTTTGACGCCCTTGTCGTGATCGGCATGGCAGTCATGAGCATTCTGATCTTTACAAATGTCGTGCTGCGGTACGGCTTCAGCTCAGGCATTTCGTCTTCCGTTGAAATCTCCCGCGTGGTCCTCGTTTGGATTATCTTTCTGGGAGCTGTGGTGGGCCTGGCCAAGGGCGCGCATCTCAGTGTCGACGCGGTGATCGCACGGCTGCCTCACAAGGCGCGCTTCGTTTGTTTTCTTGTTGCACAGGGCCTGATGCTTTGGTGCTGTTGGCTTGTGGCAAAAGGCAGCTGGTCACTTACCCGCATCGAATGGGGTAATATTACTCCACTGACGGGAATTCCCGTCGGCCTCACTTACGCCGCTGCGCTCGTCGCTGCCATCATGATGGCTCTGGTTCTCCTTATTGAGCTGTGGCGCGCGATGCGCGGCACCCTGCCTCGTACTTGGGCAGGAGTAAAGCTTGATGAAGCGCCACTGGACGTAAGCTCCACGCTAACTCAGGAGAAAACTCAGTGAGCGGTTTGGTATTTCTCGGTTCTCTCCTTGGTGCGATCGGCATTGGGATACCTATTAGCTTTGCCTTGATGCTGTCGGCGGTCGCGCTGATGATGATGATGGGCAATCTGGATGCTCAGATACTGGCACAGCGTTTGGTCAATGGCGCGGACAGCTATCCGCTTATGGCGATTCCGTTCTTTCTTATCGCCGGCGAGCTTATGAATGCCGGAGGCCTTTCCCGCCGCATCGTGACGATGGCTCTTGCGCTTGTCGGTCACCTGCGTGGCGGCCTCGGTTACGTGGTCATCGGCACGGGTCTGGTGATGGCCAGCCTCTCGGGATCCGCTATCGCGGATACGGCGACGCTGGCGGTCATGCTGATCCCCCTTTTGCGGAATGCGGGCTACAATATGGAGCGGGCTACAGGCCTGATAGCATCGACGGGCATTATCGCCCCCGTAATCCCGCCCTCTGTCGGCTTCATCATCCTGGGCGTGACCGCAAACATTTCCATCATAGGTTTGTTCATGGCCGGAATCGTGCCAGGGATCCTGATGGGGCTGAGCTTGGTGGTGGCCTGGTGGTTCGTTTCGAAAAAGGAAACGGCGGCGGTGCAGCCTAAACTGCCGCGCAGGGACATACCGAAAACCATCATGACCGCTGGCTGGGCGTTGATGCTGCCGGTGATTATCCTGGCCGGACTGCGTTTTGGCCTCTTCACCCCTACCGAGGCTGGTGTGGTTGCCGCCGCTTATGCCCTTTTCGTGGGGCTGGTTGTATATCGGGAGCTGACGCCGCGGCGACTCTATCATGCACTGCTCGACGCTGGTCGTATGACAGCGGTGATCATGCTTCTAGTGGCGGCCTCTATGGTGACAGGCTTCATGATGACCATTACCAGCCTGCCGGGGCAGCTCATCAGTCTTCTCGCTCCATTTATCGATATGCCGATCTTGCTGATGGGAATGATCGTTCTGGCTGTCTTTGTCATCGGCATGGTGCTCGACTTCGCACCTTCGATCACTATTCTGGTGCCAATTCTTATGCCTCTCGTGACAGCAGCCGGGATCGACCCTGTCTATTTCGGGGTCATGTTTATCATGACTGCGGCTGTTGGCATGATCACGCCCCCTGTGGGAACGGTACTCAATACGGTTTGCGGGATCAGTCAGGTTTCGATGGGCGCGGCTTTGAGAGGGATTTGGCCTTTCCTTTTGGCTCAGTTGTCTCTCATTGTGCTCCTGGTGCTGTTCCCGGCATTGGTCACCGTGCCAGCGTCCTGGTTCCATTGAGTTCAAGCCGTCGAGGAGTTGGATTGGATATTCCACGACGGCTTTTATACCTACGCTGTGCAGTCTCCCGAGGATGACAGTGTGACCTCGGCGCGGAGAGAGGTGTCCGGGCTCGAATGGGAAGCAAAAGGGTTGCTTAATGGTTGTTATGCGTTTGATACAACGGTGCCGCTCCAGTTATCGGGGGCAGGATGCCAGTTTGCGCGGGGTGTGTAGGTGAAGGCATGTCGTCAGGGCGCCGGTTTAGATCCCTATGCGGTGTGGGCTCGCACCGGTTTGGCCGCCTGCGCTCTGGCCGTCATGACCGCGTGTACTACCACCGGTGATTATCTCGGAGACGTTGCGTCAGATCCGCTGAGCAAAGTCGCGAACGCGGACCTGAGTGCGCGCAAGCCGTCCGGCGGCGGCTTCCTGTCGAGCCTTGGCTTCGGACGGAAGCAGAATGCCCAGCAGGGTGAAGTATATTACGGCTATCAGCAACAGCTGACTTCTGGCGAGCGCAAGTCGCTGGAGCGGCTGAGTGGCGAAATGTTCGAGGTCAATCTCGAGGATGCCGAGATCAACGTAGCCGCACGGAACGTTCTCGGCGAAGTGCTTGGCATAAGCTATACGCTCGATCCAAAGGCATCGGGACGCGTTTCGATCACGACATCGAGGCCTACGCCGGCCGCAGAGGTTCTCACCATGTTCGAATCCGCGCTGCGCAGCAGTGGCGTGGCCATGATGCGCGAAGGCAACCGACTGAGGCTGATACCTGCGAACGAGGTGTTTGGAACCGCTGAGCTTGATCAGGGCACCATCGTCCAGCCCGGCTACGCTGTCACGGCCTTTCCTCTGAAAAACGTCTCCACCCACACGATCCTGCCACTGCTCGAAAACTTCGTCGCCCGTCCTGGCATGGTGCGCGAGGATCCAAGCCGAAACGCACTGATCTTCCAAGGGACGGCGGCAGAGCGGACCGCGGCAATCGAAGCAGCACGCTCTTTCGATCAGGATTGGCTGGCAAACCAGTCGGTAGGCATTTTTCCCATTCAAAATTCAAATGCGGCGGCACTGATGCCCGAGCTTACGCGCGTGCTCGACCTGGGGGAGAGCGGCCGCGGGCGCAACACGATCAATCTCCAATTGGTCGAGCGCAGCAACGCTATACTGGTGGTGGCGAAGACGCGCGACCGGTTGCAACGTGCGGCAACCTGGATCCAGCGGCTTGACCGGGTCGGCGCGACTGCCTCGAATTTGCGGGTCTACAAGGTCCAGCATCTGCAGGCACGGCGCCTTGCAGCGATGGTGAACGAGATATTCAACGGTGCCTCAGCATCGTCGGCCTCGGAAGAGCCGGCCTCGCAGTTTCCACCCGGCTCGCTGGCTGACGGACAGAATCAGGACGCAGGCGGTTCGCAGTCGGCCGAAGCGACCCTGGAGCAGCGCATGGGCGGCGAAACGCCGGTCGCTTTCGGGGCGGAAAACACGAAATCGCCCAATGGCGGCGTGCGTATAACCGCGAACCCGGAAAACAATACCGTTCTCATCTATGCGCGGCCAGACCAGCAACGGACGATCGAACAAGCGATCTCGGCGCTCGACCGGCCGCAGGAGCAGGTAGCGATTGAGGCGACGATTGCCGAGGTAACGCTGACAAACGACTTGCGCTATGGCTTGCAGTTTTTCCTGAAGTCTAGGGACCTCGGCCTAGGTCGCAACCGAGGCTCGATGGGGTTGGTCAAGGAAGCTGGCAAAGCTGTACTTTCGCGAACGGCTCCGGGTTTCAACCTGCTGCTGGGTCCCGAGACCGAGCCGCGCGTTGTCCTCGACGCCTTACGCGGGGTCACCGAAGTCAAGGTGCTGTCGTCGCCATCGGTCGTCGTCCTCGACAACAAACCGGCCGTGCTGCAGGTCGGTGATGAAATTCCAATCGTGACGCGCAGTGCTCAGTCAGTGACCGATCCGCAGGCTCCGATCGTCAACAATGTCGAGTTCCGTAACACTGGCGTCATCCTGAAGGTCCTGCCGCGTATCACAGGAAACGGCACCATCAGTTTGGTC from Brucella sp. BE17 encodes:
- a CDS encoding IclR family transcriptional regulator; translation: MNRSNIQNEVDSKSSTHVQGAASFSKFMTVLQIIADTPGTLDIAQLTKRAPFPRGTVYRLVSALTAEGLVIQSGENGTFRLGPRLLQLAAQSWEDSDLRTIARDFLVSLRDATDETVHLAVPSNNLMVYIDKLVGSNRVQMKTSIGGQVELHSTSVGKAWLSGLSDERIMEVLKDLDLRRHTAKTFTTPAALLEELKRTREQGFAFDDEENEPDIRCLGSPIFNRLREPIGAVSVSMPLYRHDERSHELCARLVCETAQQISTELSRMV
- a CDS encoding DUF1330 domain-containing protein; translated protein: MTKKGYWVAMVDIADQEGYKEYIALNKAAFDKYGATFVVRAGTSQVMEGSAANRLAVIEFKDYETALACYNSPEYQTAIKAREPHAKAHLAVVEGV
- a CDS encoding DUF2796 domain-containing protein is translated as MFMLASAAHAEEERRELGPHVHGHGSLMVAIEGNNIQMEFVAPGMDIVGFEHEADTNRQKRAVEAALADLKEPLNLFELPESAGCAVTSTDVKLVAEEHEHDHGAAQTESPGEIDDEENHHSEFRATYALTCEAAEQIKSINFRFFDRFRDASELSVTFIDADGEAAFGVSRNFRNMER
- a CDS encoding TRAP transporter small permease, which codes for MSTPLKWLFNLFDALVVIGMAVMSILIFTNVVLRYGFSSGISSSVEISRVVLVWIIFLGAVVGLAKGAHLSVDAVIARLPHKARFVCFLVAQGLMLWCCWLVAKGSWSLTRIEWGNITPLTGIPVGLTYAAALVAAIMMALVLLIELWRAMRGTLPRTWAGVKLDEAPLDVSSTLTQEKTQ
- a CDS encoding TRAP transporter large permease subunit — its product is MSGLVFLGSLLGAIGIGIPISFALMLSAVALMMMMGNLDAQILAQRLVNGADSYPLMAIPFFLIAGELMNAGGLSRRIVTMALALVGHLRGGLGYVVIGTGLVMASLSGSAIADTATLAVMLIPLLRNAGYNMERATGLIASTGIIAPVIPPSVGFIILGVTANISIIGLFMAGIVPGILMGLSLVVAWWFVSKKETAAVQPKLPRRDIPKTIMTAGWALMLPVIILAGLRFGLFTPTEAGVVAAAYALFVGLVVYRELTPRRLYHALLDAGRMTAVIMLLVAASMVTGFMMTITSLPGQLISLLAPFIDMPILLMGMIVLAVFVIGMVLDFAPSITILVPILMPLVTAAGIDPVYFGVMFIMTAAVGMITPPVGTVLNTVCGISQVSMGAALRGIWPFLLAQLSLIVLLVLFPALVTVPASWFH
- a CDS encoding NAD(P)(+) transhydrogenase (Re/Si-specific) subunit beta translates to MSENLSNFLYLVSGVLFIMALRGLSHPTTSRQGNVYGMIGMTIAVVTTLALAVPSFNGFVLIVAGIALGGAVGAVIARRIAMTSMPQLVAAFHSLVGFAAVLVAAAAVYAPESFGIGSVGHIHTQAIIELALGVAIGSVTFTGSIIAFLKLDGRMSGKPIMLPARHVLTAGIVTVLVVLVAMMVTMQSTTIFWVIVVLSLLLGILLIIPIGGADMPVVVSMLNSYSGWAAAALGFTLGNLALIITGALVGSSGAILSYIMCKGMNRSFISVILGGFGGETGAVTQDGIERTVKQGSADDAAYLMANAQRVIIVPGYGMAVAQAQHALSELVVKLKDRGVEVKYAIHPVAGRMPGHMNVLLAEANVPYDEVFELEDINSEFAQADVAYVIGANDVTNPSARDDKSSPIYGMPILDVDKARTCLFVKRSLGSGYAGIDNTLFYKDSTMMLLGDAKKMTEAIVKAMDR
- a CDS encoding GspE/PulE family protein, with amino-acid sequence MTPISADLHSDSLLSALSDAGLASREATQELFGESTASRASDLHRLIEAKIVDADTLASFLSSYYSVQLLDRQQLADYKPVAQNLSNRFLVENWIAPLTAPDGSTVIGVLHPGDEDPIMALRAVLDGKAEVCIIPAPDLEACLEHLSGAQHVDQATGEGATSEAEIASLRDLASGAPVVVVVDDIFRRALDLRATDIHIEPMRGRLVMRFRIDGLLRIMPSPPQEMGDAIVSRIKVLAGLDITERRKPQDGAMRLPIGDREVELRVATLTSIHGETVVMRILHRDSVLLDFAGVGLDEEEQLILNRLLEHTHGMIAVAGPTGSGKTTTLAAALSKLNDPGRKIVTIEDPVEYQIPGIVQSQINSAIGITFSSAIRTFVRQDPDVILIGEIRDGETARAAVQAALTGHLVLTTVHANTAAAAFTRMRDLGVETYLLVGALRGIISQRLLRRLCDHCKEEGILSPATFNSDSRYRASGFSPGQKTFNAVGCGRCNSTGYRGRIAVFEILVLDEVITELASQGADHSRIEALALERGMSTMSHDGAKKAGQGLTSPAEVLRVTGFR
- the gspD gene encoding type II secretion system secretin GspD, whose product is MKACRQGAGLDPYAVWARTGLAACALAVMTACTTTGDYLGDVASDPLSKVANADLSARKPSGGGFLSSLGFGRKQNAQQGEVYYGYQQQLTSGERKSLERLSGEMFEVNLEDAEINVAARNVLGEVLGISYTLDPKASGRVSITTSRPTPAAEVLTMFESALRSSGVAMMREGNRLRLIPANEVFGTAELDQGTIVQPGYAVTAFPLKNVSTHTILPLLENFVARPGMVREDPSRNALIFQGTAAERTAAIEAARSFDQDWLANQSVGIFPIQNSNAAALMPELTRVLDLGESGRGRNTINLQLVERSNAILVVAKTRDRLQRAATWIQRLDRVGATASNLRVYKVQHLQARRLAAMVNEIFNGASASSASEEPASQFPPGSLADGQNQDAGGSQSAEATLEQRMGGETPVAFGAENTKSPNGGVRITANPENNTVLIYARPDQQRTIEQAISALDRPQEQVAIEATIAEVTLTNDLRYGLQFFLKSRDLGLGRNRGSMGLVKEAGKAVLSRTAPGFNLLLGPETEPRVVLDALRGVTEVKVLSSPSVVVLDNKPAVLQVGDEIPIVTRSAQSVTDPQAPIVNNVEFRNTGVILKVLPRITGNGTISLVVEQEISSVQRSQAQSLTPTISQRRVSSTVSVSSGQTVMLGGLISERQQRGRDGLPILGDLPLVGDAFRSNQNAATRTELIILIRPQVIRDSMDAQNVAEQMRSQLRLMNEPSKNVPLRRPAKSVIE